From Priestia filamentosa, a single genomic window includes:
- a CDS encoding phage holin, which yields MNKKIDKGTLIRTLLLFVALINQTLALLGFTEIPIGEEEITSTVDLAYLLGSMIFTIVTSLVAWWKNNDVTRKARARRVKEEK from the coding sequence ATGAATAAAAAAATCGACAAGGGTACGTTAATTCGTACTCTTTTATTATTTGTAGCTTTAATTAACCAAACATTAGCTTTATTAGGATTTACGGAAATTCCAATTGGTGAGGAAGAGATTACAAGTACAGTTGATTTAGCGTATTTATTAGGTTCCATGATCTTCACAATCGTAACTTCACTTGTAGCTTGGTGGAAAAACAATGATGTTACACGAAAAGCACGAGCCAGAAGAGTTAAGGAGGAGAAATAA
- a CDS encoding peptidoglycan recognition protein family protein, producing MTIPVRQKLVSSSKYKIKCPHVMNPSYITFHNTANDASAENEVTYMNSNNNSVSYHFAVDDKEVVQAVPLNRNAWHCGDGSGAKSGNRTSIGVEICYSKSGGERYRKAEELGIKFIAQLLHERGWGVSRVKRHQQWSGKYCPHLVLQEGRWNEVLQRIQNELDALRGKVVETPVTQSGPSSSIAPTLLKRGDAGTYVKGLQGKLQSLGFNIGKYGIDGQYGPSTETAVKAFQKKYGLAADGIAGTLTLNKLEQVYKAAQQPKEKPVTPPKKEEPKVETSKLPVSEQFKEEVKEAVERGITNGSRPQDLAKREEVMVMVKRAGEFQSYQTNELAKTFIEVKDKLPLQKPDHWEEKLKSGDITPQEVIYLMAQLTLRSFK from the coding sequence ATGACTATTCCAGTAAGACAGAAACTTGTTTCTTCAAGTAAGTATAAGATTAAATGTCCACATGTTATGAACCCATCGTATATCACTTTCCATAACACAGCGAATGACGCAAGTGCAGAAAACGAAGTAACGTATATGAACAGTAATAACAATTCTGTTTCCTACCACTTTGCTGTGGATGATAAAGAAGTTGTACAAGCTGTACCTCTCAATCGTAATGCTTGGCATTGTGGTGATGGATCAGGAGCTAAGTCTGGAAACAGAACATCTATTGGTGTAGAAATTTGCTATAGCAAAAGTGGTGGAGAACGTTATCGAAAAGCTGAAGAATTAGGTATTAAATTCATTGCTCAGTTATTGCATGAGAGAGGTTGGGGTGTATCTCGAGTAAAACGGCATCAACAATGGAGCGGAAAATACTGTCCTCATCTTGTTTTGCAAGAAGGACGATGGAATGAAGTTCTGCAACGTATTCAGAATGAATTGGATGCTCTACGAGGTAAGGTTGTCGAAACGCCAGTAACTCAATCAGGTCCCTCATCTTCCATCGCTCCTACTTTACTCAAACGTGGTGATGCAGGAACTTATGTAAAAGGGCTCCAAGGAAAGCTTCAATCATTAGGTTTTAACATTGGTAAGTATGGAATTGATGGACAATACGGACCATCCACAGAAACAGCTGTAAAGGCTTTTCAAAAGAAATATGGCTTAGCCGCTGATGGAATCGCTGGAACACTTACATTAAACAAATTAGAGCAAGTATACAAAGCAGCACAACAACCAAAAGAAAAACCTGTAACACCACCTAAAAAGGAGGAACCAAAAGTGGAAACAAGTAAATTACCGGTTTCAGAACAATTCAAAGAGGAGGTAAAAGAAGCGGTCGAAAGAGGTATTACAAATGGTTCTCGCCCTCAAGATCTTGCTAAGCGTGAGGAAGTCATGGTCATGGTTAAAAGAGCTGGAGAGTTCCAATCGTATCAAACAAATGAATTAGCTAAGACGTTTATAGAAGTAAAAGATAAGCTTCCGCTCCAAAAACCTGATCACTGGGAAGAGAAGTTAAAGAGCGGTGATATAACGCCACAAGAAGTCATTTACTTGATGGCACAACTTACATTACGTTCTTTTAAATAG
- a CDS encoding hemolysin XhlA family protein — MSQVAEGVPVNSYEKELVEMKNDIKTLEKEVSELKSTTIRHDEQISAINRTLESINENTTWIKRTITASIIGAISTGAIGVLFAVLTQQ, encoded by the coding sequence ATGTCACAGGTAGCGGAGGGAGTCCCAGTGAATTCTTATGAGAAAGAGCTTGTAGAGATGAAGAATGATATTAAAACGCTAGAAAAAGAAGTAAGTGAATTAAAAAGTACAACCATCCGTCATGATGAACAAATTTCAGCTATTAACCGAACACTTGAAAGTATTAATGAAAACACTACGTGGATTAAACGAACCATTACAGCATCCATCATTGGAGCAATTTCAACAGGGGCAATTGGTGTCTTGTTTGCAGTATTAACTCAACAATAA
- a CDS encoding helix-turn-helix transcriptional regulator: MFGLGKKRSKLGEWLDKRGVSQQWLANNSKVSRSTVSELCQADGKHAPTQKTMAKILKALRNIDPNIKVDDFWNM, translated from the coding sequence ATGTTTGGACTAGGGAAAAAGCGAAGTAAATTAGGTGAATGGTTAGACAAAAGAGGCGTTTCTCAACAATGGCTTGCTAATAATTCTAAAGTTAGTCGGTCAACTGTTAGTGAACTGTGTCAAGCCGACGGGAAGCATGCTCCAACTCAGAAAACGATGGCAAAGATTTTAAAAGCTCTTAGAAATATTGATCCTAATATTAAAGTAGATGATTTCTGGAACATGTAA